One window from the genome of Hydra vulgaris chromosome 02, alternate assembly HydraT2T_AEP encodes:
- the LOC100202515 gene encoding angiotensin-converting enzyme yields the protein MEPRIIFQIVILLLCFKANKSETLKEVKDFLKTYNEQADKLQHDDTVASWNYEIDMSTENKKETSRISGLVSKFSQEYKDKAEIILKNINGDIPSSLIRQLKLITRTSSSKDSNEAKLIAELLSNMTAYYSRTEIVKKIDGEEYHFKLNSHLLPLMSQVEVENLGNMRWAWRVWREAVGIKNKPLYVKFVELANKAARENGFDDFGDYWRKEYEVENLENMIEDILMEMMPLYKKLHAFTRYKLHKHLGNSSLEGKNLIPQHLLGMWGQNWVHLFNMMCPFPNKTIPDVTGEMKKRSWTNIDLLKQAEEFFVSIGLDKMPESFYNRSLISKQQGKKSVCHPSSWDLGNGDVRLKMPCMGISQGDFITVHHEMGHIEYYLMYKHQPSEFRTGANPGFHEAVGDTIALSVMIPEHLESIGLLKGMSGDEEEEINFLLKQALQKISFLPFSFIIDKWRWSVFRGDVKPDNYNTYWWELSRKYQGMKVPIVRANDSQLFDAGTFFHVAHNTEYLRYFISNVLQFQFHEALCDESGHKGAYHKCSIHKSKAAGRKLRNMLELGKEKPWPEALEVLAGTRHLSSKAILDYFKPLENWLDQHREANGYDLGWDDSDIDMQKMS from the exons ATGGAACCacgaataatttttcaaatagtcattcttttactttgttttaaagcaaataaatccGAAACATTGAAAGAGGTTAAAGactttttgaaaacttataaCGAACAAGCAGATAAACTTCAACACGATGACACAGTTGCATCTTGGAACTATGAAATTGATATGTCAAccgaaaataaaaaagaaacctcGCGTATCAGTGGTCTGGTTTCCAAATTTTCTCAAGAATATAAAGATAAAGCTgaaattatacttaaaaatatcAACGGAGATATACCATCCTCTTTAATACGTCAACTTAAACTCATAACAAGAACCTCCTCAAGTAAAGACAGCAACGAAGCAAAACTAATTGCAGAACTTCTCTCAAATATGACGGCATATTATAGCAGAACAGAG ATTGTTAAAAAGATAGATGGAGAAGAGTACCATTTCAAACTTAACTCTCACTTACTTCCTTTGATGTCACAAGTTGAAGTTGAAAATCTTGGAAACATGAGATGGGCTTGGAGAGTTTGGCGTGAAGCAGtaggaataaaaaacaaaccgTTGTACGTCAAGTTTGTAGAGTTAGCAAATAAAGCCGCTAGAGAAAATGGTTTTGACGATTTTGGTGACTATTGGAGAAAAGAATATGAGGTAGAAAATTTGGAAAACATGATCGAAGATATTCTTATGGAAATGATGCCTCTATATAAGAAACTACATGCTTTTACTAGATACAAGCTTCA caaACACTTAGGAAACAGCTCGTTAGaaggtaaaaatttaattcctcAGCATTTGCTAGGAATGTGGGGTCAAAATTGGGTGCATCTTTTCAATATGATGTGTCCTTTTCCGAATAAAACTATACCTGACGTGACTGGTGAAATGAAAAAGCGTTCATGGACAAATATCGATTTATTAAAACAAGCTgaagaattttttgtttctatag gaTTAGACAAAATGCCAGAATCATTCTATAACCGCTCATTAATCTCAAAGCAACAAGGAAAGAAATCTGTTTGTCATCCGTCGTCTTGGGATTTAGGAAACGGCGATGTGAG gCTAAAAATGCCATGTATGGGAATTTCACAAGGCGATTTTATAACAGTGCATCATGAAATGGGTCATATAGAGTATTATCTTATGTATAAACACCAGCCGTCAGAATTTCGCACGGGTGCAAACCCTGGATTTCATGAGGCTGTCGGTGATACAATTGCTTTATCAGTTATGATTCCAGAACATTTAGAGTCTATTGGGTTGCTTAAAGGAATGTCAGGTGACGAAG aagaagaaattaactttttattaaagcaaGCTTTACAAAAAATCTCATTTCTACCATTCTCGTTTATCATTGATAAATGGAGATGGTCTGTATTTCGAGGAGATGTGAAGCCAGACAACTACAATACTTACTGGTGGGAACTCAGTCGAAAATACCAAGGAATGAAAGTTCCAATCGTAAGAGCAAACGATTCTCAACTTTTTGATGCCGGCACATTTTTTCATGTTGCACACAATACAGAATATTTGAGGTATTTTATTAGTAATGTCCTACAGTTTCAGTTTCATGAAGCGCTATGCGATGAGTCTGGACATAAAGGAGCCTATCACAAATGTTCTATTCATAAATCCAAAGCAGCTGGTAGAAAATTAAG AAACATGCTTGAGTTAGGTAAAGAAAAACCATGGCCAGAAGCTTTGGAGGTTTTAGCTGGAACTCGTCATCTTTCTTCAAAAGCTATACTTGATTACTTTAAACCATTAGAAAATTGGCTTGATCAGCATAGAGAGGCAAACGGATATGATCTAGGATGGGACGATTCTGATATAGACAtgcaaaaaatgtcataa